In Calditrichota bacterium, the genomic window TTACCGAGCCGGAGAAGCGCAAGATCGATTATGTGCTTTTCAGCACGCAGGCCACTGCCGCAGACACAGCCGAGGTGTGGCGCTTGGCTGAGGAAATCCTCGCCCGGGCGCGACAAGGGGAGGACTTTGCCGACCTTGCCGAGACCTACTCCGAGGACCCGGGCACCTCGGACAAAGGGGGTGACCTGGGGTACTTCGAGCGCGAAGCTATGCTCGAGGCCTTCTCGGACGCCGCCTTTGCCGCGCCCATTGGGGCAGTGGTCGGGCCAGTGAAGACCATCCACGGCCTGCACATCATCAAGGTCGAAGATAAGAAGAAGGAAGACGGCAAAGAGAAGGTCAAAGCACGCCACATTCTGCTCAAGTTTGGGCCGCTGCGCGCCACTATCGAAAACGCCAACTACGCGGCGCGCAACTTTGCCGATCGCCTGCGCGAGGGGGAGGACTTTTACGCCCTGGCCAAGGCAGAGACTCTTGAGGTCCATCACAGCGACTTTTTCCCGGCAGGCGGATTCATCCCAGAGTTGGGACGGGATCCGCAGACCTCGCGCTTCATCTTCACCGCCCGGCAGGGCACGACCAGCGGTGCGATCCGCACAGACCGGGGCTTTGTCGTCCTTGTGGTGGCCGGCATCCAGAAGGAGCACGTTCGGCCTGTAGAGGACGTAGAACCACAAATCCGTGCCGTCCTCACCCAGGAGCGGAACCGCGAGCGCTCCCGACGCATGTGCGAGCAAGCCTACCAAAAGGTGGCCGCGGGCATGACCCTTGAGGAGATCGCCGCCCAGGACTCGCTGGAAGTGAAGACGACGGACTGGTTCAGCATGGCCGGCTTTGTGCCGGGAGTCGGCCGCGAGCCGCAATTCCTGGGCGCAGCGTTCGGACTCGAGATAGGTAAAATCTCCAAACCCATCGAAGGGAGGCGCGGCTACTACCTCTTGCAGGTGGTCGACAGGGAAGAGTTCAACACCGCCGAGTTTGAGGCGCAGAAGCAAGTGCTCAAACAGCAACTTCTGCAGCGCAAGCGGAACCGGGTGTTCCAGGACTGGTTGACGGATTTGAAGAAGAAGGCCTCGATCAAGGACTTTCGCGGCTACTACGGGTATTGAGAGCCCCAGTAAGCAAAGAGGCCGGTGGATTTCCGCCGGCCTCTTCTTTTTTTGGACCAGAACAGTCGCGGTATGTGCCCGCAGAGCCAAGGGCTCAGAAGCGCATGTTGGCGAACTCCTCATAGAGCGCCAGCACGGCAGGCAGGTACTCCCTGGTCTCGCGCGGCAGCATGCGGTCGTCCCTTCCGCTCCTCACCCACAGCGCTGCCCATTTCTCCCCGCCGTTGTACGCCGCCAACCCGCCGTCCACGTCATAGTACTCGATCTGGCTTGCTAAGAAGCGGGCGCCGAGCCGGATGTTGTAGACGGGATTGAAAAGCACCTCCTCCGGCGAGCTCCAGTTGAGGCCTTCGTAGCTTGCCAGGAACATGCCAGTGGCAGGCATGATCTGCATGAGCCCCATGGCGCCGGCCGGGGAGACGATCTCCGGGTCCCAAGTGCCAGCAGTCTCGTGGGTGATGGTCGCGCACAAGAGATCGACGTCGAGATTGGTGTACTTCAGGGTCATGTTGTAGATTTCGTTGGCGATCTCATAGCGCTGGCTCGACGGCATCTCCGGATTGTACATCTGGATGATGGCCATCACCTTCTGGATGTGGTACTGCCGGATGCTGTCGGCATTGAGCGATGCGCGCAGCTGTTGCAGGGACTGCTCCAGCTCTCGCACGCGGTGTCTGGGACCTAAGTCCAGAAGCCGGAAGAGGAGGCCGCCGGTGGCCAGCAGAGCCACGACGATCACTGCACCGACCGCCACGCGCGTACGCTTGTGGTGTGTCCTCCGATTTGCCATTCTACTCCCTCTCACACTTCTCAGGTACACACAATACACAAAAGGCAAGTCGCCCACCGTATGGTTGGTGGCAGACTTGCCGGTCCTCATGAGCTATCCTCACCCCCTACGCGTCCTTTCCACAAGCCTCCCACACCTCCACCATCGCAGTCGGGGCAAAAAAGAAACCGAGCATTGATGTGAACCGGGATTAGGGGGGTTACCGGTTTCGGAGTATCAAGCTCGGCTTCTTGAATCGTAACCAAGCCTTGAACTTGAACCGGGATTAGGGGGGTTACCGGTATCAGGGGGTCTGGCTCGGTTACGGTGCAAATATACAAAACTTGGCCCCGCGTGTCAAGAGTTTTTTTTCGCGAGCGCGCATTTTTTGCAGCTCTATTCGAGGCGAATGGTGGCCAGGGTGCGGAACTGCCCCGGAGAGATCTCCTCTCTGGCCAACCGCCGCACGTCGCGCATCCTCACGGCGATTTGCATGCGCGTCACCTGGGGGTCGCCATAGGAGCCGACCTCCAGGAGCACTATGACAGACTCGCCCTCCGGCACGGAGCTGAGTGCTGGGCAGTACCGCCCGAGCAGGTCAACGAGCTCGTTGGCCAAGCTGCGCATCTGCTGGTCGCGGGACTCCTTCTCTTTGCGCGCCGCCTCCGCCTTGGCTGTGCGACTCTTGGGCTTGGGGGGTTCAACTGCAGGGCCGGCGGTTGTATCCCGCGCCACAGTGTCGGCGCGAAGCCGCGCCAGGAGGCCATCGAGCGCCTTCAATTGTTGCATCTGGATTGTGTAGGCTTTCATCGCCTCGGCGTAGCCCTTCATCGCCTGTTCGAATGCACTCAGGGTGGAGTGCGGGGGCAGGCGCGAGCCGCAGACCAGCACCACACCCAAATCGGGCACGCGCAGGGCACGTGTCGCCTCGCCAAGGAGATTGCCACCCAAGGAGCTGCGCAGATGGGTATCCAGAATGTCGGCCAGAATGGCCAGCTCGGAGTCGGCTGCTTCCTCGCCCTTTTCTTCGGTGAGGCGAATGGCGCGCTGCAGCCCTACCAAGGGCGCGCTCCCCTTCCGCAGACTCGTGATGTCGGCGAAACGCGCGGAGGCGATCAGACGGCGGGTCAGGTCCTTGGACCCCTTTGAGAAGATGGACAACCCCACGGGCTGAAAGTCGACCACCACCGTTACCCGGTGCTCGGGTTGGAGGCCGGTTATGGCCCCCGCCCATCGGGAGAAAAACGCGAGCAACGCCGTTTTCACCGAGTCCACCGCCGCACGCGCGCTTGCAGGTCTACGCCGCTGGGTGACCTGGTAGTACAGAGCTGCCACGTCCGGGTACAATTTGCTCCAGGTGGATAGCGCAGCAGTGTCGGGCTGCACTGCATAGCCGGCCCTCTTGCGCAACAGCGATGGCTCGGCCTTCCGAAGGGATAACGCCGCAGTGTCGGGCTCCACAGCATAGCCAACCAGTGCGTAAGGGACGCTGAAGAGAACTCCATGGCCTTCGAGCCATATCCCTCTGGTTTGGGTGCGCGCAGAGGGCGCCTCGCCCAGCACGAGACGATCGAGAATCCGCTCCATGGCTCGGAGGTCGGTGCTGGCCGCACTTTGCGCAGTACATGCGGGCGGCACTGCCATCTGTCCCACTGTGCCCCAGCCCACAGCAGTGATGGCGCAAAGCCACACCAATCGCTTCATTTTCCATCTCCTCACGCTCATTCTGCCCCTTTTGGGCACTCAAGCCCATCTTACTGCGAGGCTCACATGCGAATTATGACCCCCTGCGTTTCGAAGCGGGGGTTGACAATCGTGCTGTACACCGAGCCGAAAGTGTAGCTTATGCCGAAAGAGACAAAGTAGTTGTACGAAGTCTCCAACAGACGTTGGCGCAGCAGCACCTCTTCCAGCGAGGCACCGCGGCGGGGCAACGACAACTGGTCACGCAGGAAGGTGACGTAGCCACCAGTGGTCAGCCGCAAGCCCTTAAAGACTCGTACCTCTAATGAGCCGTAGAGCTCCACGTGATACTTCTTGACGTCGTGCAGATAGTTGGCCGCCTCGAGGCTGGTGGTCACCGATCCCCACGGGCGTTTGATAACATAGGAAGCGGTTAGGCTCTGGTCAAAAAGGTACTCCGCGGTCTTCAAGAAGATGGTCTCCTCGTGGTAGCGGCATTTTTGTGCACCCAGGGCATATTGGAACGTCATCTGGCGCTGGGTGGATTGACTGTAGGGGAAAATGTCGAACTCGAAGGCTGGCGCCACCCGCAGCCCGAGGTCGACGTTGTCGTAGGTCGACCACCAGGCCGAGGCGCGGCCGCCCACCGACCAGTGCTCGTTGATGCTGCGCACCACCATTGCCTTTGCTCCGCCCCCTCGCTGGATGTTGACCACGGTGTAGTCGTCACCGATCTCGTAGCGGCTCTCGGAGTAGTAGTCACTGGCCGAGAGTCGGATCTTCCACGTCTCGGTGGTGCGATTGGCCGACGCGCTGGTGGATAGGTAGGAGTTCTTGTAGGATTTTTCCCCATTGCCGTAACCCCTCAGATTGATGCTGAATGTCCAATAGTTCCAGGGGTCAACCACCTTCTTCGCGACAGTGTCCGGCGGGGCAGTGTAAGAGACGGCCAGCCGGTCGAACGTCTCCGTGCGCGCCAGGTAGGGGACGAGGCCGATCGCCATGGAGCGCACCAGCCCACGGCGGATCTCGTCCTCGGTGGCCCGCTGGCTGACCACATAGCGGAGGGTATCCTCTCGTCCCGCAAAGGCACGCAGCCCAATGAAATTCAACGTGAACTCCATGCCCCCGCTGCCTGTTTCTTGAGAGGTGATGAGCACGTGCACATCGGCATCCTTGCGGTCGCGCACATGATTGACGTAGCGTAGCTCGGTGCGGAAGAAATCGTAGTCGCAGAAATAGTCAGGACAATCGATGAAGACGTTGATTGTGGCGGGGCGCTGCTCCTGAGCAAGGGCAAAATGCGGGACCACGACTGTGACGAGCACTGCTGCAGCCCATGCCAGCAACGATCCAGTCCGTTTCATCTTTGCCATGGCTTGCCTCCTTGGTGTCTTGCCATCCAGCCTCGCAACGCGCTTTCCTCAGTCCCGCAAACCCTGCTCGTAGACAGCAAGGCGCGCCAGCTCTTCAAGGAAACGGTCTGTGCGGTCCAGCCGGGTGAGGGTGCGAATGTGCAGTTCCTCCAGTCCACGCCCCACCAGGCCAAGATCAGCTTGGCGCTGCAGCTCGACATCCCGAGCAAACTCCTGGAGGGCACGCGCAAAGTCCGCGCGCTGCCGCTGTTCGCTGGACTGCACCATGTCCTGGACTGCGGCCAGTGTGGCCCTTTGCAGGGCAAGAACCTCTTCTCGGGTGACTGCCGGGGCCGGACGCCGCCAC contains:
- a CDS encoding transglycosylase SLT domain-containing protein is translated as MANRRTHHKRTRVAVGAVIVVALLATGGLLFRLLDLGPRHRVRELEQSLQQLRASLNADSIRQYHIQKVMAIIQMYNPEMPSSQRYEIANEIYNMTLKYTNLDVDLLCATITHETAGTWDPEIVSPAGAMGLMQIMPATGMFLASYEGLNWSSPEEVLFNPVYNIRLGARFLASQIEYYDVDGGLAAYNGGEKWAALWVRSGRDDRMLPRETREYLPAVLALYEEFANMRF
- a CDS encoding peptidylprolyl isomerase, with translation MPVMTKMRQSMKTILMILVLAFLATIVFEWGMGGLKCGTSTRFQQGVIAVVNGQDITREQYDAALENELTAYRQRTGQDVDEYGMESIRSSVWDRLVENVLLSQEVKKLGLEVTDEEIKHHIFEQPPDFVREVEVFKGEDGNFDLRRYQAALQDERFREYWIQLERLLRLYLPQQKLQDAITASVRVTDDEVRREYQQQRQRARVKYIFFDPTAHGQEEPEISPKEVLEYYQKHRKDFTEPEKRKIDYVLFSTQATAADTAEVWRLAEEILARARQGEDFADLAETYSEDPGTSDKGGDLGYFEREAMLEAFSDAAFAAPIGAVVGPVKTIHGLHIIKVEDKKKEDGKEKVKARHILLKFGPLRATIENANYAARNFADRLREGEDFYALAKAETLEVHHSDFFPAGGFIPELGRDPQTSRFIFTARQGTTSGAIRTDRGFVVLVVAGIQKEHVRPVEDVEPQIRAVLTQERNRERSRRMCEQAYQKVAAGMTLEEIAAQDSLEVKTTDWFSMAGFVPGVGREPQFLGAAFGLEIGKISKPIEGRRGYYLLQVVDREEFNTAEFEAQKQVLKQQLLQRKRNRVFQDWLTDLKKKASIKDFRGYYGY